TTTTACCAGGCAAGGTGATTATCAAGACTAGAAGCTATTTCAAAATTCGGTTTACACACCAAATAATGTGCGATCAGGCAAAAAGCTCTATATATATGCAAATATCGGTCATACCGAACCACCAACCGACGGTAATTGGTCATCCACCCGAAGCAGTGTTCAATGATCCAACGCCGGCGGTATCCCTCTCCCACACGGATGGGGCGGCCACGACGGGGTTTGCGGCTTTTTCGCTGAATGGTGGCAATGGTGGGCTTGATCCCCCGTCGGCGCAACCAAATTCGAAAAGAACGGCTGTCATAAGCTTTGTCAGCCACCAATTCCTTGGGCCGTGTTCGGGGACGCCCCCGCCTTTGCGGTACCCGAACCGTTTTCAGGGTGGCTTCCGCCAACCGGATTTCATGATGTTGGGCGCTGTCCAGATACAGACCGATCGGCACCCCGTTTCCATCCGATACCATCATGACCTTGGTTCCC
The nucleotide sequence above comes from Planifilum fulgidum. Encoded proteins:
- a CDS encoding IS5 family transposase; translation: GTKVMMVSDGNGVPIGLYLDSAQHHEIRLAEATLKTVRVPQRRGRPRTRPKELVADKAYDSRSFRIWLRRRGIKPTIATIQRKSRKPRRGRPIRVGEGYRRRWIIEHCFGWMTNYRRLVVRYDRYLHIYRAFCLIAHYLVCKPNFEIASSLDNHLAW